The following coding sequences lie in one Streptomyces xiamenensis genomic window:
- the atpB gene encoding F0F1 ATP synthase subunit A, protein MNDQVLAFETDCHLFQECGFPAPSVWSFIFDPLFSVGPIDFNKAMLLALLGTVAILSFFWAAFARPKVVPGKLQMVAEAGYDFVRKGVAREIMGKKGEPYVPLLVSLFFFVWVMNLWAVVPLAQFPVTSAIAFPAGLAVVVWVTYMTVTFKTNGFVGGLRNLCVPSGLPKGIYVILTPIEFISNVFLRPFTMAVRLFANMFAGHLLLLLFIIGTWYTLGTVVGTFYSITSFALALVLTVFEMFIQALQAYVFVVLTATYLSQALEEAH, encoded by the coding sequence ATGAATGACCAGGTGCTCGCCTTCGAGACCGACTGTCACCTTTTCCAGGAATGCGGCTTCCCCGCTCCGTCCGTGTGGTCGTTCATCTTCGATCCGCTCTTCAGCGTCGGGCCGATCGATTTCAACAAGGCCATGCTGCTCGCGCTGCTCGGCACCGTGGCGATCCTCTCCTTCTTCTGGGCGGCCTTCGCCCGGCCGAAGGTCGTGCCCGGCAAGCTGCAGATGGTGGCGGAGGCGGGCTACGACTTCGTCCGCAAGGGCGTCGCCCGCGAGATCATGGGCAAGAAGGGCGAGCCGTACGTTCCGCTGCTGGTCTCGCTGTTCTTCTTCGTCTGGGTCATGAACCTGTGGGCGGTCGTGCCGCTCGCGCAGTTCCCGGTGACCTCGGCCATCGCGTTCCCCGCCGGTCTCGCCGTCGTGGTGTGGGTCACCTACATGACGGTGACCTTCAAGACGAACGGTTTCGTCGGCGGCCTGCGCAATCTGTGTGTGCCCAGTGGGCTGCCCAAGGGGATCTACGTGATCCTCACGCCCATTGAGTTCATCTCCAACGTCTTTCTGCGGCCCTTCACGATGGCGGTCCGGCTCTTCGCGAACATGTTCGCGGGCCACCTGCTGCTGCTGCTGTTCATCATCGGCACCTGGTACACGCTGGGCACCGTCGTCGGCACGTTCTACTCGATCACGTCGTTCGCCCTGGCGCTGGTCCTCACGGTCTTCGAGATGTTCATCCAGGCCCTGCAGGCCTACGTGTTCGTCGTGCTGACCGCCACCTACCTCTCCCAGGCGCTCGAAGAAGCGCACTGA
- the atpE gene encoding ATP synthase F0 subunit C, whose product MSAAFDTLAAVNGNINTIGFGIAAIGPGVGVGIVFGNGVQAIARQPEAAGLIRQNMLLGFAVIEALALMGFVLAFALS is encoded by the coding sequence ATGTCCGCAGCTTTCGACACCCTCGCCGCCGTCAACGGCAACATCAACACCATCGGCTTCGGTATCGCGGCGATCGGCCCCGGTGTCGGCGTCGGTATCGTCTTCGGTAACGGTGTCCAGGCGATCGCCCGCCAGCCCGAGGCCGCCGGCCTCATCCGGCAGAACATGCTGCTGGGCTTCGCCGTCATCGAGGCGCTGGCGCTGATGGGCTTCGTGCTGGCGTTCGCCCTCAGCTGA
- a CDS encoding F0F1 ATP synthase subunit B, with protein sequence MINMAAEGPQSPLLPVWPEVFIGLFCFGIIFFAFYKKLLPSINKVLDERREAIEGGMEKAEATQAEARQTLESYKEQLAEARHDAARLRQEAKEQGAALIAEMREEGQRQREEIIAAGHAQIAADRKQASELLRQDVGRLATELAGRLVGEALEDNARQSRTIDRFLEELEGKAAAAPSGDAAGAAR encoded by the coding sequence ATGATCAACATGGCTGCCGAGGGGCCCCAGAGCCCCTTGCTGCCGGTGTGGCCCGAGGTCTTCATCGGACTGTTCTGCTTCGGCATCATCTTCTTCGCCTTCTACAAGAAGCTCCTCCCCTCCATCAACAAGGTGCTGGACGAGCGTCGCGAGGCGATTGAAGGCGGCATGGAGAAGGCCGAGGCCACCCAGGCCGAGGCCCGCCAGACGCTGGAGAGCTACAAGGAGCAGCTGGCCGAGGCGCGTCACGACGCCGCCCGGCTGCGCCAGGAGGCCAAGGAGCAGGGCGCCGCGCTCATCGCCGAGATGCGCGAGGAGGGCCAGCGCCAGCGCGAGGAGATCATCGCCGCGGGTCACGCCCAGATCGCGGCGGACCGCAAGCAGGCCTCCGAACTGCTGCGCCAGGACGTCGGACGGCTCGCGACCGAGCTGGCCGGCCGGCTGGTCGGCGAGGCGCTGGAGGACAACGCCCGGCAGAGCCGTACCATCGACCGCTTCCTGGAGGAGCTGGAGGGCAAGGCCGCCGCGGCTCCCTCCGGTGACGCCGCCGGAGCCGCGCGGTGA
- a CDS encoding F0F1 ATP synthase subunit delta: MIGASREALEGGRERLNVLTDSTATDPAALAEDLAAVTVLLNREVSLRRVLTDPAQPGEGKADLVTRLLSGQVGGPTVDLVSGLVRSRWSASRDLVDAVEELADSADLIAADRAGTLDTVEDELFRFSRILSGSPELRAAIGTKDERSLTAKKELVRRLLGGRADQVTERLIIRLVEHPRGRSLDQGLEALYTLAAARRNRSVAVVTSAVPLSDAQRDRLGRALAKLYGREVQLNLDVDPAVLGGISIRIGDEAIQGTVADRLDEVTRRLGG, translated from the coding sequence GTGATCGGCGCCAGCCGGGAGGCCCTGGAGGGCGGCCGGGAGCGGCTGAACGTACTGACCGACAGTACGGCCACCGATCCCGCCGCCCTGGCCGAAGACCTGGCCGCCGTCACCGTGCTGCTGAACCGCGAGGTCTCCCTGCGCCGTGTCCTCACCGACCCGGCCCAGCCGGGCGAGGGCAAGGCCGACCTGGTGACCCGCCTGCTGAGCGGTCAGGTCGGCGGGCCCACCGTCGACCTGGTGTCCGGCCTGGTGCGGTCCCGCTGGTCCGCCTCCCGGGACCTGGTGGACGCGGTCGAGGAGCTGGCGGACTCCGCCGACCTCATCGCGGCCGACCGGGCGGGCACCCTGGACACGGTCGAGGACGAGCTCTTCCGGTTCAGCCGGATCCTGTCCGGCTCCCCGGAGCTGCGCGCCGCGATCGGCACGAAGGACGAGCGGTCCCTCACGGCCAAGAAGGAGCTGGTGCGCCGGCTGCTGGGCGGCCGGGCCGACCAGGTCACCGAGCGGCTGATCATCCGCCTCGTGGAACATCCGCGGGGACGTAGCCTGGACCAGGGGCTGGAGGCGCTGTACACGCTCGCCGCCGCCCGCCGCAACCGTTCGGTCGCGGTCGTCACCTCGGCGGTGCCGCTGAGCGACGCCCAGCGGGACCGGCTCGGCCGGGCGCTGGCGAAGCTCTACGGACGCGAGGTCCAGCTGAACCTCGACGTCGACCCGGCGGTCCTCGGCGGGATCTCGATCCGGATCGGGGACGAGGCCATCCAGGGCACCGTCGCCGACCGTCTGGACGAGGTCACCCGGCGGCTGGGCGGCTGA